A region from the Dendropsophus ebraccatus isolate aDenEbr1 chromosome 1, aDenEbr1.pat, whole genome shotgun sequence genome encodes:
- the LOC138773984 gene encoding alpha-2Db adrenergic receptor-like, whose amino-acid sequence MELTTLAAGISNVSGNSSQPELNSWPYAAWESALIIFAVGAIILSTVVGNILVVLAIFTSRALRAPQNLFLVSLASADILVGALIIPFSLAKEVMGYWHFGNVWCSMYLALDILFCTSSIVHLCAISMDRYWSITKAVKYNLKRTPKRIKSMIAIIWIISAVISFPPLLKTNTLEEWRCDLNDDTWYVLFSCTVSFFLPCIIMIFLYCRIYKVAKHRASTVSNLKNGLSGCSNLPPGICYHEDCCDQQNPHSNLDADEMDLEESTSSIHRFPESAHHGPTNNASNAKVKRLSWSINRGQQKRDRSISISQTRLQQLREKRLTFVLAVVIGGFVICWFPFFFTYSLDSVCREKCGISDALFNFFFWIGYCNSSLNPVIYTVFNRDFRKAFRKLLVRNPKRTM is encoded by the coding sequence ATGGAGCTTACAACTTTAGCTGCTGGAATCAGCAATGTTTCTGGGAACAGCAGCCAGCCAGAGCTGAACAGCTGGCCCTATGCAGCATGGGAGAGCGCCCTGATCATTTTCGCTGTGGGGGCTATCATCTTGTCCACTGTTGTTGGGAACATTCTGGTGGTTTTAGCAATATTTACCAGCCGGGCTCTTAGGGCCCCGCAGAACTTGTTTCTGGTCTCCCTGGCATCTGCAGACATTCTTGTGGGGGCTTTGATCATTCCATTCTCCTTGGCCAAGGAGGTCATGGGCTATTGGCACTTTGGCAATGTGTGGTGCAGCATGTATCTGGCGTTAGACATATTGTTTTGTACCTCTTCTATTGTTCACCTATGTGCcatcagcatggacaggtattggTCTATTACCAAAGCAGTGAAGTATAACTTAAAGCGCACCCCCAAAAGGATTAAGAGTATGATTGCCATTATCTGGATAATATCTGCAGTTATCTCCTTCCCACCGCTGCTGAAGACAAATACCCTCGAAGAATGGAGGTGTGATCTCAATGATGACACGTGGTATGTCTTATTTTCATGCACTGTATCCTTCTTTCTTCCCTGCATCATTATGATATTCCTATACTGTCGGATCTATAAAGTAGCCAAACATAGAGCCTCTACCGTGTCCAACCTCAAGAACGGCCTCTCTGGCTGCAGCAATCTTCCACCAGGTATTTGCTATCATGAGGATTGCTGTGACCAGCAGAACCCGCACAGTAACCTGGATGCAGATGAAATGGACCTGGAGGAAAGCACATCTTCCATTCACAGGTTCCCCGAGTCAGCTCATCATGGCCCTACAAATAACGCCAGCAATGCAAAAGTTAAAAGGCTTTCATGGTCCATAAACCGAGGACAGCAAAAAAGGGACAGATCAATCTCAATCTCACagacccggctgcagcagctgagggagAAGAGGTTAACATTTGTCCTAGCCGTGGTCATTGGAGGCTTTGTTATTTGTTGGTTCCCATTCTTCTTTACTTACAGCTTGGACTCTGTGTGTAGAGAAAAGTGCGGCATTTCCGATGCACTCTTTAACTTTTTCTTCTGGATTGGTTACTGCAACAGCAGCCTTAATCCTGTCATATATACTGTGTTTAACAGGGACTTCAGGAAAGCATTCCGAAAACTCCTCGTACGCAACCCTAAAAGGACCATGTGA